The segment TAATATAAACTCTATATCTTCACAAAACCTAAAAAATTGTGCATATGTAAATCCACATTTATCAAACACTTCTCTTTTAATAATACCTAGTTGGGCTATTTCAAATGAATTTTTAAAATTCTCTCTAGTTGAAACTACTATACCTATATTTTTATCTTTTTTAAATTCTTTTAGTGCATGCTCTATATATTTTTTATTTAATGGAAATGCATCATCATCGCTTATTAAAAAATATTTATAACCAATGTCATAAGCAATTTTTTCTCCTACAAAAAAACAACCGGCAGTACCAATATTTTCTTTTTTTATACAAAGTAAAGAAATGTCTTTAAATTCTTTTTTAAGATATTTTGAAATATAACAATTTTTACTGTTGTCTATTATTAATATGTCGGGTTTAATTGATTGTTGAGTTAATAGTTTAATTTGCTTTTTTGTATAATCTAATCGATTATAAGCTATAAGAATAGCACATATATCTGATTTTCTTTTTAAATTTAATATTTTTACATCAATTTTCATATATTCTCATCTTTTTTATAATTTTTAATAAAATTTTTAATAGTATCTAAAGTTCTTGGTACATAAGTTATAGATTTTATTTTTGAAATATCTATATCATATTTTTCTGTTTTTAATGAATAGCATTCCTTAGGCAAAGTAATATTTGCAATTTTTGCTATTTTTTCAACTTTTATTGTTCCATCACCACAAATATTAAATATATCATTTTTTATTTCTTTTTTTAATAATTCATAAATTATTCTTCCTACATCAAACGTATTAATATATTGATATTCTGAGTTTGGAGAAACAAATGTTTTTTTAAGATTTAAAATATCAAATACAGAATTTTTTTTAAGGTTTTTCCCAACCATGCCCCCTAATCTTAAGATAAGCCATTCATTACAATATTTTTTAATAATTTGTTCTGAAATATATTTATCAAACCCATAGTTACTTAATTTTTCTGGAATTATAACATCAGTTTCTTTTGGTTTTAATGCAACATTATTATAAACATCTATAGTTGACAAGTATATGTAAAATTTTGGTTTAAAATCAAATACAGAATTTAATGTAGAAATAACATTTAAATCAAAGTCTAGTTTTGGGTTTTCTTCTGCAAGTCTTTTTTTTGAACTTCCGTTTGCATTTATAAAAATATCTATTCTTTTTCCTATAAAATTTTTATAGTTGTCTCTTGTTATTTCTATAATTTTAATATTTTTTGAATTAAAAAACTCACAAATTCCTGAGCCAACAAATCCTTTAGAACCTAAAATATAAATATCCATTTATTCGCCTCATATTCTAACTTTGCCTAATTTTATATTTTTTTCAAACCATTCTATTGTTCTTTTTATTCCCTCCTTTATAGAAACTTTTGGTGTAAATTTAAGTTTTGTTTTCATACGTGTTACATCAAAAATCTTCTCCATTTGTCCATCTGGCTTAGAAGTATCCCATTTAATTTCTCCTTTATAATCTGATAAACTAGAAATTAGCTCTACTAACTCTTTTATTGATGTTTTAGTACCTGTAGATATATTTATTGGTTGTTCGTCATCATATGTTTCAAATGCCTTAACCAAACAATCAGTAACATCCTTCACAAATATAAAGTCTCTTACTGGTTTACCTGAACCCCAAACTATAACCTCTTTTTCATTATTTTTTTTAGCATTATAAAATTTGTGAATCAATCCTGGAATAACATGAGAGTTTTGTAAAGAAAAATTATCATATGGACCATATACATTACCAGGTATTAATACTATTCCATTAAAATTATATTGTTGTCTATAAGCTTGTAATTGTACAAGTGCCATTTTTTTTGCAATAGAATATGGTGCACTTTCTTTTTGTGGATAACCATCCCATAAATATTCTTCTTTTATTGGATTTGGTGCATTTGCAGGATAACTACACCCACCGATTAAAGTCATAAATTTTTTAACTTTATTTAGCATTGCTTCATGGATAGTGTTTGTATTTATTATTAAATTTTTATAACAAAAATCACCTGGATATAGTTTATTTGCAAGAATACCTCCAACAAGAGCTGCTAAATGTATAACTTTTTCTGGTTTATATTTTTTAAACATTAATTTTACTTGTTTTTGATCAGTTAAATCAAAATCGCGTGAAGAAACAGGAACAAATTTATTAAAACCTCTTTCTTTAAGAGATTCTTGAAGATTTGTTCCTATAAATCCTGTTGCTCCTGTTATAAGAAGTTCAGTTTTATATTTTTCCATTTTTTTCACCCCTTAAATATTTTTAAACTGATTAAATCTTAAAATTTTATATCCTTTAATTAACTCTTGAATACCGTCATCTAATGTATATTTAAATTTAAATCCAGTTTTAAGTAATTTTTCATTTGATATGATGTAGTTTCTTCTATCTGGATCTTTATTGAATTCAGAATATGTAATAAATAAATCAGGAATAAATTTTTTTATTCTTAATGCAAGCTCTTCTTTTGATAAATTAGCATCTGGTATTCCGACATTATAAGCTTCCCCTTTCATATTTTCATAATTATTTATAGCGTGTTCGAAAACTCTTGGTACATCTCTTATATGTAAATAATTTCTTTTAAAATCTTTTTCAAACAATACTATATATCTATCATTTACTGCTTTAAATACAAAATCATTAACCAATAAATCTAAACGCATTCTTGGCGAAAAACCAAAAACTGTTGCTAATCTTAATGTAA is part of the Candidatus Pacearchaeota archaeon genome and harbors:
- a CDS encoding NAD-dependent epimerase/dehydratase family protein; translated protein: MDIYILGSKGFVGSGICEFFNSKNIKIIEITRDNYKNFIGKRIDIFINANGSSKKRLAEENPKLDFDLNVISTLNSVFDFKPKFYIYLSTIDVYNNVALKPKETDVIIPEKLSNYGFDKYISEQIIKKYCNEWLILRLGGMVGKNLKKNSVFDILNLKKTFVSPNSEYQYINTFDVGRIIYELLKKEIKNDIFNICGDGTIKVEKIAKIANITLPKECYSLKTEKYDIDISKIKSITYVPRTLDTIKNFIKNYKKDENI
- a CDS encoding GDP-L-fucose synthase, which translates into the protein MEKYKTELLITGATGFIGTNLQESLKERGFNKFVPVSSRDFDLTDQKQVKLMFKKYKPEKVIHLAALVGGILANKLYPGDFCYKNLIINTNTIHEAMLNKVKKFMTLIGGCSYPANAPNPIKEEYLWDGYPQKESAPYSIAKKMALVQLQAYRQQYNFNGIVLIPGNVYGPYDNFSLQNSHVIPGLIHKFYNAKKNNEKEVIVWGSGKPVRDFIFVKDVTDCLVKAFETYDDEQPINISTGTKTSIKELVELISSLSDYKGEIKWDTSKPDGQMEKIFDVTRMKTKLKFTPKVSIKEGIKRTIEWFEKNIKLGKVRI